One Spinacia oleracea cultivar Varoflay chromosome 4, BTI_SOV_V1, whole genome shotgun sequence DNA segment encodes these proteins:
- the LOC110775830 gene encoding carbamoyl-phosphate synthase small chain, chloroplastic — MACGAMDLSVTIPVGIRSPQQRNLKFVRVKCSVSIADNAVAVSATGGQGGRPWKVSDARLVLEDGTIWRAKSFGASGTQVGEVVFNTSLTGYQEILTDPSYAGQFVLMTNPQIGNTGVNIDDEESSQCFLGGLVIRSLSISTSNWRCVETLGDYLSKRNIMGIYDVDTRAITRRLREEGSLIGVLSTEETKSDNQLLEMARSWDIVGVDLISGVSCQAPYEWVNKTDDEWEFNSNGRRGETFNVVAYDFGIKHNILRRLASYGCKITVVPSTWPASETLKMQPDGVFFSNGPGDPSAVPYAVDTVKELIGQAPIFGICMGHQLLGQALGGKTYKMKFGHHGGNHPVRNIRNGQVEISAQNHNYAVDPASLPDGIEVTHINLNDDSCAGLAFPSKNIMSLQYHPEASPGPHDSDPVFGEFVDMMRRVKGNA; from the exons ATGGCCTGTGGAGCAATGGATTTGTCAGTGACAATCCCTGTTGGAATTCGTTCTCCCCAACAACGAAACCTTAAGTTCGTCAGGGTCAAGTGTTCCGTGTCTATCGCCGACAATGCCGTCGCTGTTTCAG ctACAGGAGGGCAGGGAGGCAGACCGTGGAAGGTATCAGATGCTAGACTTGTGCTAGAGGATGGTACCATTTGGAGGGCTAAGTCATTTGGTGCTTCCGGCACACAAGTTGGTGAAGTGGTCTTCAATACTTCATTGACAGG GTATCAAGAAATTCTGACTGACCCTAGTTATGCTGGCCAGTTTGTATTGATGACAAACCCTCAAATAGGAAATACTGGTGTGAATATTG ATGATGAAGAGTCAAGTCAATGCTTTCTGGGCGGTTTGGTGATTAGAAGCTTAAGCATCAG CACCTCTAACTGGAGATGTGTTGAGACACTTGGAGATTATTTATCTAAAAGAAACATTATGGGTATAT ATGATGTTGACACCCGTGCTATCACCCGTAGATTGAGGGAAGAAGGGAGTCTTATTGGTGTGCTGAGCACAGAAGAAACAAAATCAGACAACCAACTCTTAGAAATGGCTCGTTCTTGGGACATTGTCG GGGTTGATTTGATAAGTGGTGTTTCGTGCCAAGCTCCCTATGAGTGGGTTAACAAAACTGATGATGAATGGGAATTTAATTCAAACGGAAGACGTGGAGAAACTTTTAAC GTGGTAGCTTACGATTTTGGTATCAAGCATAACATTTTGAGGCGTCTGGCATCATATGGATGTAAGATTACTGTTGTTCCATCAACGTGGCCAGCATCAGAGACACTGAAAATGCAACCAGATGGCGTTTTCTTCAGCAATGGTCCAGGAGATCCCTCAGCCGTACCATATGCTGTTGATACAGTGAAGGAATTAATTGGACAGGCCCCGATATTTGGAATTTGTATGGGCCACCAGTTGCTGGGTCAGGCATTGGGTGGTAAAACTTATAAAATGAAGTTTGGTCATCATGGAGGAAATCATCCTGTTCGTAATATAAGAaatggtcaggttgaaattAGCGCACAG AACCACAACTATGCAGTAGACCCTGCATCACTTCCTGATGGAATCGAAGTGACGCACATCAATCTTAATGACGATAGCTGTGCTGGTCTTGCATTTCCATCAAAGAATATCATGTCTCTACAATATCACCCCGAGGCATCTCCAGGACCCCATGATTCAGACCCTG TTTTTGGAGAATTCGTGGATATGATGAGGCGAGTgaaaggaaatgcttaa